Proteins from one Lepidochelys kempii isolate rLepKem1 chromosome 6, rLepKem1.hap2, whole genome shotgun sequence genomic window:
- the TUNAR gene encoding protein TUNAR isoform X1, translating into MTTTGQLFSLNIVTEALLKVGHTVSWLSTEKVSLRRRIKKLATKMVITSGNEDDKGNQEKESKEETILAMLGIIGTILNLIVIIFVYIYTTL; encoded by the exons GTCAGCTCTTCTCTTTAAATATTGTCACTGAAGCTCTTCTAAAGGTGGGACATACAGTTTCTTGGCTTTCAACAGAAAAG GTTAGCCTGAGGAGAAGGATAAAGAAACTGGCCACCAAGATGGTAATCACTAGTGGGAATGAAGATGATAAAGGCAATCAAGAAAAGGAGAGCAAAGAAGAAACCATCCTGGCAATGCTTGGGATTATTGGAACAATTCTGAACCTCATTGTGATCATTTTTGTGTACATTTACACAACATTGTGA
- the TUNAR gene encoding protein TUNAR isoform X2, which translates to MLSASLLLLMHCMVSLRRRIKKLATKMVITSGNEDDKGNQEKESKEETILAMLGIIGTILNLIVIIFVYIYTTL; encoded by the exons ATGCTCTCTGCTTCTCTTCTCCTCCTGATGCACTGCATG GTTAGCCTGAGGAGAAGGATAAAGAAACTGGCCACCAAGATGGTAATCACTAGTGGGAATGAAGATGATAAAGGCAATCAAGAAAAGGAGAGCAAAGAAGAAACCATCCTGGCAATGCTTGGGATTATTGGAACAATTCTGAACCTCATTGTGATCATTTTTGTGTACATTTACACAACATTGTGA
- the TUNAR gene encoding protein TUNAR isoform X3 has protein sequence MVITSGNEDDKGNQEKESKEETILAMLGIIGTILNLIVIIFVYIYTTL, from the coding sequence ATGGTAATCACTAGTGGGAATGAAGATGATAAAGGCAATCAAGAAAAGGAGAGCAAAGAAGAAACCATCCTGGCAATGCTTGGGATTATTGGAACAATTCTGAACCTCATTGTGATCATTTTTGTGTACATTTACACAACATTGTGA